In Panthera tigris isolate Pti1 chromosome C1, P.tigris_Pti1_mat1.1, whole genome shotgun sequence, the following proteins share a genomic window:
- the HENMT1 gene encoding small RNA 2'-O-methyltransferase: MEKNSMEEFQRSTVPRKNVIEFRPPLYKQRYFFVKDIVNQYKPKKVADLGCGNATLLCMLKFHSCVQELVGVDLLMDRLLDWNSDKLSPSIGDHLGPRDLDLSIVLYRGSAVEKDSRLLGFDLITCIELIEHLDSEDLAKFPEVVFGYFSPGMVVISTPNSDFNPLFPASTFRNSDHKFEWNQTQFQHWASNVAKLYSYTVEFTGVGAPPPWAKHVGYCTQIGIFKKKQPDPGSWILAKPTGSRVSEPEEHAYQVVFTASFPSLQQKHFLLFVLCTEVLKEVEAIRQKYVWIMKRKESSEPESEEDTDSGLVRRPGLFLTDAQVAQIEKSPKPYSVGKRFYVPLKRLIGYPKVNRLVADVSTLRTLLAEGIPMRLNRAHTSVQIDLDPYDYPHDYR; the protein is encoded by the exons atggaaaaaaacagcaTGGAAGAG tttcagCGCAGCACTGTTCCACGCAAGAACGTGATCGAGTTCAGACCTCCATTATACAAACAAAGATACTTCTTTGTTAAAGATATAGTCAATCAATATAAACCAAAGAAG GTTGCAGACTTGGGGTGTGGTAACGCCACACTCTTATGCATGCTGAAATTCCATAGTTGTGTTCAAGAACTTGTTGGAGTAGATCTCCTCATGGATCGTCTGTTAGATTGGAACAG TGATAAGTTGTCTCCATCAATAGGGGATCATTTAGGTCCTAGGGACCTAGATTTGAGTATTGTCTTGTATCGTGGCTCTGCTGTAGAGAAAGACTCCCGCTTGCTTGGATTTGACTTGATAACATGTATTGAATT AATAGAACATTTGGATTCAGAAGATCTGGCCAAGTTTCCCGAAGTTGTATTTGGGTACTTTTCTCCAGGCATGGTTGTCATCAGCACACCAAACTCAGATTTCAATCCCCTGTTTCCAGCATCAACCTTTAGAAATTCAGATCACAAGTTTGAGTGGAACCAAACGCAGTTTCAACACTG GGCTTCAAATGTGGCAAAACTCTATAGTTACACTGTAGAGTTTACTGGTGTGGGTGCTCCACCACCATGGGCTAAGCATGTTGGATACTGTACCCAGATAGGGATCTTCAAGAAAAAGCAACCGGATCCTGGCAGCTGGATCCTGGCAAAACCAACTGGATCCCGCGTTTCAGAGCCAGAGGAACATGCTTATCAAGTT GTTTTTACAGCCTCATTCCCGAGTTTACAGCAAAAACACTTCCTCCTGTTTGTATTGTGTACGGAGGTGTTAAAAGAAGTCGAAGCCATAAGACAGAAGTATGTCTGGAttatgaagagaaaggaatccagtGAACCCGAGTCAGAAGAAGACACTGACAGTGGCTTGGTCAGACGGCCCGGATTATTCCTCACCGATGCCCAAGTAGCCCAAATAGAGAAGTCCCCCAAACCCTACTCTGTGGGAAAGAGGTTTTATGTACCCCTGAAAAGACTTATTGGTTATCCGAAGGTGAACCGCTTGGTTGCTGATGTGTCCACGCTGAGAACACTCCTTGCTGAAGGAATTCCAATGCGACTGAACAGAGCTCATACTTCAGTGCAGATCGACTTGGACCCTTACGATTACCCTCACGATTACCGTTAG